The following DNA comes from Musa acuminata AAA Group cultivar baxijiao chromosome BXJ1-4, Cavendish_Baxijiao_AAA, whole genome shotgun sequence.
AAGCTTATAATTAAAACCGACCCTTTCTTTTATAGATCTGTAATAAAGTCATATGAtcgaaaaatataaaataatttactacAACTAATAAAAAACCATAGTCACATTGAGAAAGCCAAAGGATATGAACGCATACTCTTAAATTATAGATTATTTGTTGCCATGCGACAATCAACAGTCTtctgtttctttttcttctcttctctgttGATATTTTCCTTCATCGAGATTAGTatagaataaaaaaaatcattttcatggtaaCTAATTTTTCTCTATCTTTAATATGTTTGAGAAAAGGAAAAACATTTTTTTTGAATTTCTAAAATATCCTAAATcttttcttctttcctcttctcctcTCACTGATAATGCAAGACTGTAATCGATGTGTGAAGACGAGGATTTCATAAACGTTGGGGTCCAGCAATCTTTAGTTAGATTAAATTTGAAATAATTATGAAGAGGATCCAAAACTTTATTCTGAGAGATTCCAAGTCAACAAGAACAGTATTAATCATGTTTCAAGCATTTATTACGGAAATAAAAGCTTGACAAAAACAACACTGGGATGGGGGATGAGTTGCTTTCATAGTATTTGGATCCTCTTCATAAAAGCTTGACAAAAAGTCATATAGAGTTGctttcatattattttaattttcatttattttttatatttatatttatatataagtcTAAACTTaacatttttttactttttattatttatttaacttCTATTCTAATAGTTAGATTCATAAATCTTTAGTTAGAttaaatttgaaataatttatgaaGAGGATTCAAAACTTTATTCTGAGAGACTTCCAAGTTCCTGTCAATATTAACAAATAATAATACTAAACTAAGACCTCTCATATTAATCAAAATATGGTGAtttatatttaaatctttggtaAGAAAATTTATCTTCAAGTCAATAAGAACAGTATCAATCATGTTTCAAGCATTTATTACGGAAATAAAAGCTTGACAAAAACAATACTAGGATGGAGGATGAGTTGCTTTCATATTATTTGGATCCTCTTCATAAAAGCTTGACAAAAAGTCATATAGAGTTGctttcatattattttaattttcatttattttttatatttatatttatatataagtcTAAACTTaacatttttttactttttattatttatttaacttCTATTCTAATAGTTAGATTCATAAATCTTTAGTTAGATTAAATTTGAAATAATTATGAAGAGTATCCAAAACTTTATTCTGAGAGACTTCCAAGTTCCTGTCAATATTAACAAATAATAATACTAAACTAAGACCTCTCATATTAATCAAAATATGGTGAtttatatttaaatctttggtaAGAAAATTTATCTTCAAGTCAATAAGAACAGTATCAATCATGTTTCAAGCATTTATTATGGAAATAAAAGCTTGACAAAAACAATACTAGGATGGAGGATGAGTTGCTTTCATATTATTTGGATCCTCTTCATAAAAGCTTGACAAAAAGTAATACAGAGTTGctttcatattattttaatttttcatttattttttatatttatatttatatataagtctaaatttaacctttttttttactttttattatttatttaacttTTATTCTAATAGTAGTTGTATATGAAATTAGACGTCACACCGATGAACATATGATCAataatataaatctaaaaaacCAAATCAAGATAAGAAGCAATGTCTTCGattacataaaaaaataaattaaatatatataaattaaaataaaaagtttAGAAGAGGAATTCGGAGGCATGCAAGCAATGTCCTAAGCATATTCCTCATCCTTGCGCAAATATCATCGATGAGCCGCCCAAAATACAACTAGGATGATTCTTCACaatcatgaaaaatatgaaaatattcaGCAAGGAaaaataaatggaatcaagaaaatcagtaaaaatgagaaaaattttatattttctttcttcctctcagtttctatttttcttagatttttgataaaaaaattattttttttatacaaataTCGTATTAAGAAGTGATTTATTTATAGCCAAACTCCGGTTATCATAACAAGGGTAAATGGATAATTTCATAATTATCTAatatatggatcaaatatgtgtcATGTCCAAACATGACTCATCAAACCCAGATAAATAATGCATGTGAATGGGTTTGGACTAACTTTGCTTCTTAACCTTTTGGATAatttagttttattattattattatttcaataaTAGGAAGTATTAATGTAATTAATAAAAGAATCGATATGGGCGTTGTATATACCCAACCGCTGCTCTTGACTTACATTGCGTGTTGTAATTAATAAaaattctatttatttatttgtctaatattttaaattcatttttttgatttttttacagGCATGCAGAATTTATCTGACGGAGTCGTATGATAACGATAGATTGAAGTCAATGGAGCTGTAGATTTGGTGACGCCAACCTAGAGAAGACACGGCGTTGCCGCTCTTGTCCTCCGTTGATCTCCGACTTCAACAACACTTGTCTTGGACTGAAGTTACGAGTAATTCTTCGTTGATCTTCAACAACCGTTGATCTCGGATTTTTCCTTTATCACGAGAGAAGTTACGAGTAATTATTCGTCTTTGCCCGTTAGATTCGGCTGAATCCCTCTCACAAATAAACAGAATCTTATATACGATTCGCCAGCTGTCTTTGCTGTTTAAATCGAGACGATAAGTCAGCAGCCTGACGACTTCCACCCAAGTGCTGGTAATTCCATATATTCCATGAACCCTTCTAAGAGCCAGAGCCCCTCTCTCTTAGGGATATGGGTGGAGGTGTTGGTGCAGCGGCGTCGGCGATGGACGTGGAGAGGGAGATGGAAGAGGACGAGCTGTCGCCGATCGAGCAGGTGCGCCTGACGGTGATGAACAGCGACGACCCATCGCTGCCGGTGTGGACGTTCCGGATGTGGTCGCTGGGACTCTTGTCCTGCTGCCTCCTCTCCTTCCTCAACCAGTTCTTCGGCTACAGGAGCCAGCCGCTGATCATCACGCAGATCACCGTCCAGGTGGCGTCGCTGCCGCTGGGCCACTTCCTGGCGCGGGTGCTGCCGACGACGCGGTTCCGCCTCCCGGGCCTCGGCGCCGTGTCGCTCAACCCGGGGCCCTTCAACATGAAGGAGCACGTCCTCATCTCCATCTTCGCCAACGCCGGCGCCGCCTTCGGGAACGGCTCCGCCTACGCCATCGGCATCGTTAACATCATCAAGGCCTTCTACGGGAGGAGCATCAGCTTCATCGCTAGCTGGCTGTTGATCATCACCACCCAGGTAAATCGTCTGTTCGTAAGTTCCAAGGAGGAAGATGATGTTGATGGGCCAACCATTGATGGGAGGGATAACGCAGGTGCTCGGGTACGGGTGGGCGGGGCTGATGAGGAGGTACGTGGTGGAGCCGGCGCACATGTGGTGGCCCAGCACGCTCGTCCAGGTCTCTTTGTTCCGGTAATTTTTACATTCCTTACGTGCATACAAATTTGTGAAGAGAAATCATAAATTTAAGTGAATAATTTAAATCCATGATCGAAAAAAAATTCTCTCGAATgaaatcattacttttcataataaattttctaATTCTTCATACCATCGTAGCTCCTCTTGTCTTGACACAGACTTCTCCTCCTCTACCTATTCTCTGATGTGCTTGGGACAGAGTCTCCACATCTACAGTGAGCTATTATTGGCATCCCCTCCTCACATCACTCACATACCGCAGATAGTGAGACCTCGCTGATCTGCAATCAAAGGCAGACAGCAACCATCCTCCCCTATTCGCTCCGACGATCGTGGTGTCTTGCTCGCAGATTTGGCTTCGGCAAATCCCTCTTTTAAGTTCTTATCGTCGATCTGTACCAGAACAGTTCTCCTCGATCTGCTATCGCCGCTGCAGCAACACGTCTTCCTCATTGCTATAGCAACTTCACCGTCTCCTCATCACTGATACCTCTTCTTAACTCGTGCATCCCCGACCCCTTCCCTATTGGTTCTCATCGTCGATCTGCACTAGGACATATCACTGATTTATCGTCAACGCTGTGGCAACAGCAACGTTGCTTCCTCGCTGATCTATAGCATCAATAACACCTCTTTCACGTCGCTGTAGCAACTACATACTCTCCTCCTCTAACAGCCACCATGGGGCTCTATCAAACAGGCGGGTGGCAGAGGCTCTGTCATCACCGACGAAGGCCTCTGCTTCTTTAGTTCGAGTCCTCCCTTGGTTCCTTTGATCGGCCATCAAATCTTCCCTGTGCTGTTGCTGATCGAACATGGCTGCATCGCTGCCTCCGCCACTGGCACGTGGGCTCTCCTCCGTTAGGCTTCTCGGTAGCATTGCCAACGCCTCTCCTTACAGCAGTCGACCTGCTCGTAATGCACGTCGACAATCAAAGTCGTCGACTCCTCTAGCTATTATTCCAACTCATTTTTCAGCTACACTTAATAGACAATCTAGAACTGGAATAAGTCCTCTTATTCTTTTCGTGCCAATCGACATCATGTCTTCTTCTCGAACCAATCGACATCATGTCTTCCTCCTCATCAATATTAACGTTTCAATTATTGTTGAcctcataaaataataatttatcttaATCAATAAGATTTATATCCatcaataattaattttaatctcTTTAAAACTATCGAAAGATGATAATTATGCATCTTAACGAGCATAATTCATTAATCTACTTTTTGGACATGATATATTAGGTTACATTAATAATTCTCTTTTGTTGCTCATTAGAAACAATCAAAATGTTAGGAGAATATGTCCCAATGTTAAATTTATAGACTTTGCTAAGCTCCAAGAGTCTCATATACCAAACTTGACTCGTTTTTTATATTAGTTGACTTTGTCGACTCTAAGTCTAACACCTTTTTGTTTCtatgataacaaaaaaaaagtacCATATATCTACAtatttatgtagatgatattattatatAAGCAATAGTCCCATAGAGATCAAGCAATTTCTTAAACAATTAAtagatcaattttttatttaggaactttaagctatttTTTGGGAGCGATAGCAACATCCATATTTTCTAGACCTTCTTATCTTAAAAGAAGtacatttaatatttattatcaaaTACAAATATATAGAATGTCAAAGAAATCGTCACCTCATTTTCCATGGTTAAattactcaaattatatgatggtaGCTCTGCTACAGATCTTACACAGTATCGACAAATACTTGGTTTATTGTAATACATATCTTATACATCTAAGCATCTCATTtgtggtcaataaattatcataattcatggaTCCACCTAGATATTGGTCTGCACTAAAATGTGTCAtgtgatatcttaaaagaactctCAATCATCGACCTTCtattcataaatatttatcatttcatCTATATGTCTTCACCAATGCTAATTGGGCAAGCAACACTGTTAATAGAACATCTATGTTAATCCATTTTATCTTCCTTGAAGCAAATCTAATTAATTAGAGTTCCAAGAAACATAATACAATAATAAGATCGACCGTTGAGGCTGAATATCGAGCCATTACCACCATGTTGTAGAACTCAACTTGGTCACTAATCTACTATACCAACTTGACATCACCTTCCAATCCACTCCTATAATATAATGTGATGATATTGGAATCATCCACATATATGTTAATTCGGTATTCCATTGCGCATGAAATACATTGTCTTTAACTTTTATTTTGTTAGAGGCTAAATTGTTAGATATCAACTATATGTTTCTCACGTCTATATTTCTGACCAACTAACAAACTCTCTTGCATAGCTTCTTACTCGTaagatatttcaattatttcgatCGATCAaagattgatatccttaaaaaaatttaatcttaCAGATAcatgatagaagatcatgatagagAAAATAATAACTCTATGATCCTTACATCCTTAATCAAGCTATAATTTTAGAATCAATCACATATTTAAGTAAATAATTTGATTACATAATTTAAATGTTTTATTGAAATTTTCTTCCacaaaatctatataaatatatgaaaaaaattacTGTATTCATAATAAGTTCGTCACTATATGTTTCCAGTATTGAATCTGCATGAAGCCGTTCAACTGTTTGATCGTAACAgctgcagtcaaaagaatacaatGACAATATAGTGTATTGTGTAGTTAAGACTGTCAAAGCTTTGTCTTCTCTAATTCATATTCTGAGGTAGAAATCATAATTATAAGTCTGAATGCTTCAGGGCGTTGCATGAGAAGGAAGATCGTCGGATGTCGAGAGCCAAGTTCTTCGTCATCGCACTCATCTGCAGCTTCACATGGTACACAGTCCCCGGCTACTTCTTCCCAACCATCACCAACATCTCCTGGGTCTGCTGGGTGTTCTCCAAGTCCGTCACCGCTCAGCAGATCGGGTCCGGGCTCCAGGGACTCGGCGTCGGCGCCTTCACCCTCGACTGGGCTGCCGTCGCCTCCTTCCTCTTCAGCCCCCTCATCTGTCCCTTCTTCGCCATCGTCAACGTCCTCATCGGCTACGCTCTGCTCATGTACGTCGCCATCCCGCTCGCTTACTGGGGCTTCAACTTGTACAACGCCAAGACCTTCCCCATCTTCTCCTCCGATCTGTTCACGGCCGCCGGCCAGCCTTACAACATCACCGCTATCGTCAACAATCAGTTCGAGATCAATATGGCGGCGTATGAGCAGCAGGGGAGGATCAATCTCAGCATGTTCTTCGCCCTCAGTTATGGCTTTGGCTTCTCAGCAATCACTGCCACGCTCACGCACGTTTGCTTTTTCTACGGAAGGTAACCCTCTCTCGCTCTGTACGATTCCTCCATCTCGATTGGTGTCCAGCGTTTCCACTATCGATGCAGGGAGATCTACGAGAGGTTTCGTGCGTCATATAAAGGAAAGCCTGACATCCACACGAGGCTGATGAAGAAGTACGAGAATATACCGGAATGGTGGTTTTACCTACTCCTTGCAGTGACGTTTACGGTCTCCCTCATCCTCTGCATCGTGTTGAATGACCAAGTTCACCTCCCATGGTGGGGGCTCATCTTCGCCTGTGGGATGGCCTTCGTCTTCACCCTCCCAATAAGCATCATCACCGCGACAACAAACCAGGTACGTGCATGACCCTTCCTGCAAGATCACAGGTAGTGTTATGCTATAATCGCTTACGGTCTTCTCTATTTCTTGGACGACGAAGACTCCAGGCCTAAACATCATAACAGAGTACATCATGGGTTTGATACAACCTGGGAAGCCCATCTCCAATGTCTGCTTCAAGGTATATGGCTATATGAGCATGGCCCAAGCGGTGTCCTTCCTCGCTGACTTCAAGCTCGGACATTACATGAAGATCCCTCCCAAATCTATGTTCCTCGTTCAGGTACTTCGATCTTACCGCTTTGCTACCGCGTAAGACATGATGTGACGCCTTTTGTGGGAATAATGTCGAACAGTTCATCGGCACCATCATCGCGGGAACGATCAACCTCGGTGTAGCATGGTGGCTGCTGGGATCCATCGAGAACATATGCCATCCCGGTCTTCTGCCTCCGAACAGCCCCTGGACATGCCCGTCGGATCGCGTCTTCTTCGACGCGTCGGTGATCTGGGGGTTGGTCGGACCGAG
Coding sequences within:
- the LOC103983070 gene encoding oligopeptide transporter 4-like; the encoded protein is MGGGVGAAASAMDVEREMEEDELSPIEQVRLTVMNSDDPSLPVWTFRMWSLGLLSCCLLSFLNQFFGYRSQPLIITQITVQVASLPLGHFLARVLPTTRFRLPGLGAVSLNPGPFNMKEHVLISIFANAGAAFGNGSAYAIGIVNIIKAFYGRSISFIASWLLIITTQVLGYGWAGLMRRYVVEPAHMWWPSTLVQVSLFRALHEKEDRRMSRAKFFVIALICSFTWYTVPGYFFPTITNISWVCWVFSKSVTAQQIGSGLQGLGVGAFTLDWAAVASFLFSPLICPFFAIVNVLIGYALLMYVAIPLAYWGFNLYNAKTFPIFSSDLFTAAGQPYNITAIVNNQFEINMAAYEQQGRINLSMFFALSYGFGFSAITATLTHVCFFYGREIYERFRASYKGKPDIHTRLMKKYENIPEWWFYLLLAVTFTVSLILCIVLNDQVHLPWWGLIFACGMAFVFTLPISIITATTNQTPGLNIITEYIMGLIQPGKPISNVCFKVYGYMSMAQAVSFLADFKLGHYMKIPPKSMFLVQFIGTIIAGTINLGVAWWLLGSIENICHPGLLPPNSPWTCPSDRVFFDASVIWGLVGPRRIFGPKGNYGSLNWFFLVGALGPIIVWLFHKAFPRQSWIPLINLPVLLGATGMMPPATPLNFSAWIAVGTAFNFFVFRYRKKWWERYNYILSAALDAGVAFMGVLLYFALSMENKSITWWGAEGEHCPLASCPTAKGVQVDGCPQF